One Natrinema longum genomic window carries:
- a CDS encoding VOC family protein translates to MLTGLAWLALEAKSLESAREFYAERLGLTVRERGDRELVFTAGDTDLVVRRPDGLPRGGLHTHYAFSIPDAEYDEWWTRLDDDYDLEEAQFGPTRSLYLYDPDGNCVELGQQDVAGPGIDGLFEVVLEVAALERSRAFYEDLGFEPVDEGHGRKRVRLQGPMALELWEPQLGIADARGGVHVDLGFETADPEAALAAVDDRIRSLERETDEAVVVRDPDGHFVTFVST, encoded by the coding sequence ATGCTAACCGGGCTGGCCTGGCTGGCACTCGAGGCGAAATCCCTCGAGTCGGCACGTGAGTTCTATGCGGAGCGGCTGGGACTGACCGTCCGCGAGCGCGGGGATCGGGAACTGGTCTTTACAGCGGGCGATACCGATCTCGTGGTCCGCCGTCCCGACGGCCTCCCACGGGGCGGATTGCACACCCACTACGCGTTCTCGATTCCCGACGCCGAGTACGACGAGTGGTGGACCCGGCTCGACGACGACTACGACCTCGAGGAAGCGCAGTTTGGCCCCACGCGGTCGCTGTATCTGTACGATCCCGACGGCAACTGCGTCGAACTCGGTCAACAGGATGTCGCCGGTCCGGGGATCGATGGGCTCTTCGAGGTCGTCCTGGAGGTCGCGGCTCTCGAGCGTTCACGGGCCTTCTACGAGGACCTGGGGTTCGAACCCGTCGACGAAGGCCACGGCCGCAAACGCGTGCGACTGCAGGGTCCGATGGCGCTCGAGCTCTGGGAACCTCAACTGGGAATCGCCGACGCTCGCGGCGGCGTCCACGTCGATCTCGGGTTCGAGACGGCCGATCCGGAGGCGGCGCTCGCGGCGGTCGACGATCGAATCCGGTCGCTCGAGCGGGAGACGGACGAAGCAGTCGTCGTTCGCGATCCGGACGGTCACTTCGTGACGTTCGTCTCGACGTGA
- a CDS encoding DUF5779 family protein — protein sequence MSDFDLDLRAVEDHIDEELDLEGSIVLGVLDGTTPDDEWLESVSNGNVLVLNVEGDVNELAAGFARDLKEAGGSLVHFRGFLLVTPPGVDVSMDRL from the coding sequence ATGAGCGATTTCGACCTCGACCTCCGGGCTGTCGAGGACCACATCGACGAGGAACTCGACCTCGAGGGGAGTATCGTCCTCGGCGTCCTCGATGGGACGACACCCGACGACGAGTGGCTCGAGTCGGTTTCGAACGGAAACGTCCTCGTCCTCAACGTCGAGGGGGACGTCAACGAGTTGGCTGCAGGGTTCGCACGGGATCTCAAGGAAGCGGGCGGCAGCCTCGTCCACTTCCGTGGGTTTCTGCTCGTGACGCCGCCGGGCGTGGACGTGAGTATGGACCGACTCTAA
- a CDS encoding ferritin-like domain-containing protein — MTTDEITDLLTAAYIDELETVMNYLTNAIVLDGIHAEEVKASLEEDIQEELEHAQILGERLKQLDESPPGSESFEANQHSLQPPEDTTDVQSVIEGVLEAEESAVETYRSLIEAATEANDPVTEDVAVTILADEEAHRTEFRGFQKEFPMD; from the coding sequence ATGACGACCGACGAGATTACCGATCTACTGACCGCAGCGTACATCGACGAACTCGAGACCGTAATGAACTACCTGACCAACGCGATCGTCCTCGACGGCATCCACGCCGAAGAGGTCAAGGCGAGTCTCGAGGAGGACATCCAGGAGGAACTCGAGCACGCCCAGATACTCGGCGAACGGCTGAAGCAACTCGACGAGTCGCCGCCGGGCTCGGAGTCGTTCGAAGCCAACCAGCACAGCCTCCAGCCGCCCGAAGACACGACCGACGTCCAGTCGGTGATCGAGGGCGTCCTCGAGGCCGAGGAGAGCGCCGTCGAGACCTACCGGTCGCTGATCGAGGCCGCGACCGAGGCCAACGACCCCGTCACGGAGGACGTCGCGGTGACGATCCTCGCCGACGAGGAGGCCCACCGCACCGAGTTTCGGGGCTTCCAGAAGGAGTTCCCGATGGACTGA
- a CDS encoding LeuA family protein translates to MQCLHKTAHPLIPIRGVEFFQGTLDSTDEIESARVFDTTLRDGEQSPGTSFSYDDKRQIASILDEMGTHVIEAGFPVNSDAEFEAVRDIASATSSTTCGLARVVDKDIEAALDSGVEMVHTFVSTSDVQIEDSMHATREEVVQRAVESVERIKDAGVTCMFSPMDATRTDEEFLIDVIEAVTEAGTDWINIPDTCGVATPTRFRAMIEKVCAHTDAQVDVHTHDDFGLATANALAGIEAGAAQAQVSVNSIGERAGNAAYEEYVMAVESLYQTDTGIDTTRITELSNVVEEKSGMDTPGNKPVVGANAFSHESGIHAAGVIENSDTFEPGVMTPEMVGAQRRLVMGKHTGTHSVRERLVECGFAPTDEQVRAVTRRVKDYGAEKRQVTVDDLERFATEAGVERQQDHEEVRA, encoded by the coding sequence ATACAATGTCTTCACAAGACAGCCCATCCTCTGATACCAATCAGGGGGGTCGAGTTCTTCCAGGGCACGTTAGATTCCACTGACGAAATAGAGTCAGCACGTGTCTTCGATACGACCCTCCGGGACGGCGAGCAGTCACCCGGCACATCGTTTTCCTACGACGACAAACGGCAGATCGCGTCCATCCTGGACGAGATGGGAACCCACGTCATCGAGGCCGGGTTCCCCGTCAACTCGGACGCCGAGTTCGAGGCCGTTCGTGATATCGCTTCGGCAACCAGTTCGACGACCTGCGGGTTAGCCCGCGTCGTCGACAAGGACATCGAAGCGGCACTCGATTCCGGCGTCGAGATGGTGCATACGTTCGTGTCCACCAGCGACGTCCAGATCGAGGATTCGATGCACGCCACCCGGGAGGAAGTCGTACAGCGCGCAGTCGAGTCGGTCGAACGCATCAAAGACGCGGGCGTGACCTGCATGTTCTCGCCGATGGATGCGACCCGAACCGACGAGGAGTTCCTGATCGACGTGATCGAAGCGGTCACCGAAGCGGGAACCGACTGGATCAACATTCCCGACACCTGCGGCGTCGCCACGCCGACCCGATTCCGGGCCATGATCGAGAAGGTCTGTGCCCACACGGACGCACAGGTCGACGTCCACACCCACGACGACTTCGGGCTGGCCACCGCTAACGCCCTGGCCGGCATCGAAGCCGGCGCGGCCCAGGCACAGGTGTCGGTCAACTCGATCGGCGAACGCGCCGGCAACGCCGCCTACGAGGAGTACGTGATGGCCGTCGAGTCGCTCTACCAGACCGATACGGGGATCGACACGACACGCATCACCGAACTCTCGAACGTCGTCGAGGAGAAAAGCGGCATGGACACGCCGGGCAACAAGCCCGTCGTCGGTGCCAACGCCTTCTCCCACGAGAGCGGCATCCACGCCGCCGGCGTCATCGAGAACTCCGATACCTTCGAACCCGGCGTCATGACCCCCGAGATGGTCGGTGCACAACGCCGACTGGTCATGGGGAAACACACCGGGACCCACTCGGTCCGCGAACGGCTCGTCGAGTGTGGCTTTGCGCCCACCGACGAGCAGGTTCGAGCGGTCACCCGCCGCGTCAAAGACTACGGGGCCGAGAAGCGCCAGGTCACCGTCGACGACCTCGAGCGCTTCGCGACGGAGGCTGGCGTCGAACGCCAGCAGGACCACGAGGAGGTGCGCGCCTGA
- the ilvB gene encoding biosynthetic-type acetolactate synthase large subunit: protein MSERAAKVTPADDEQDDDQITDSAAPDAVTEDDAAGDDAESPAEPVTTGAESVVRALENAGVEYAFGVQGGAIMPVYDALYDSDIRHVTMAHEQGAAHAADAYGIVSGEPGVCLATSGPGATNLVTGIADADMDSDPMVALTGQVPTEFVGNDAFQETDTTGVTTPVTKDNTFASDSDRVGSDVSEAFALAREGRPGPTLVDLPKDVTNGETDREPDAPTVPDTYQVQERADSEIVDAAAERIENCARPVMLLGGGVIKGEASEACREFAIEHEIPVITTMPGIGAFPEDHELSLEMAGMHGTGYANMAVTHCDTLIGIGTRFDDRLTGGIETFAPDAEVIHVDIDPAEISKNIHADYPLVGDAETVVEQLSEAVDSSPEAKKWRAQCQQWKSDYSMAYDAPEDKPVQPEFVVEALDEATSDRAIVTTGVGQHQMWACQYWTYTEPRTWVSSHGLGAMGYGLPSAIGARLAADDDQEVVCIDGDGSFLMTLQGLSVAVREELDITVAVLNNEYIGMVRQWQDAFFDGRHSASDYGWMPEFDKLAEAFGACGFRIDDYDDVAETIDDAIAYDGPSVIDVHIDPDANVYPMVPSGGDNGQFALTEDQL, encoded by the coding sequence ATGAGCGAACGCGCAGCAAAGGTCACGCCAGCGGACGACGAACAGGACGACGATCAGATCACTGACAGCGCCGCGCCCGATGCGGTCACCGAGGACGACGCGGCAGGTGACGACGCCGAATCGCCGGCCGAGCCGGTCACGACGGGTGCCGAATCCGTCGTTCGAGCCCTCGAGAACGCGGGCGTCGAGTACGCCTTCGGCGTCCAGGGCGGGGCGATCATGCCCGTCTACGACGCCCTCTACGATTCGGATATCCGTCACGTGACGATGGCCCACGAACAGGGCGCGGCCCACGCGGCCGACGCCTACGGCATCGTTTCCGGCGAGCCGGGCGTCTGCCTGGCGACGTCGGGGCCGGGTGCGACCAACCTGGTCACCGGCATCGCGGACGCCGATATGGACTCGGATCCGATGGTCGCGCTGACGGGACAGGTCCCGACGGAGTTCGTCGGCAACGACGCCTTCCAGGAGACCGACACCACCGGGGTCACGACGCCAGTCACGAAGGACAACACGTTCGCGAGCGATTCGGATCGCGTCGGCAGCGACGTCAGCGAGGCGTTCGCACTCGCCCGCGAGGGCCGACCGGGGCCGACTCTGGTCGACCTGCCGAAAGACGTCACGAACGGCGAGACCGACCGCGAGCCCGACGCCCCGACCGTTCCGGACACCTACCAGGTGCAAGAGCGGGCGGATTCGGAGATCGTCGACGCGGCGGCCGAGCGGATCGAGAACTGCGCTCGTCCGGTGATGTTGCTCGGCGGCGGCGTCATCAAGGGCGAGGCCAGCGAGGCCTGCCGCGAGTTCGCCATCGAACACGAGATTCCGGTCATCACCACGATGCCCGGCATCGGCGCGTTCCCCGAAGACCACGAACTGTCCCTCGAGATGGCGGGCATGCACGGCACCGGCTACGCGAACATGGCGGTCACCCACTGTGACACGCTGATCGGGATCGGGACCCGGTTCGACGACCGACTGACCGGTGGCATCGAGACCTTCGCGCCCGACGCGGAGGTCATCCACGTCGACATCGACCCCGCGGAGATCTCGAAGAACATCCACGCGGACTACCCGCTGGTCGGCGACGCCGAAACCGTCGTCGAGCAACTGAGCGAGGCGGTCGATTCCTCGCCGGAAGCGAAGAAGTGGCGCGCGCAGTGCCAGCAGTGGAAATCCGACTACTCGATGGCCTACGACGCGCCCGAGGACAAGCCGGTCCAGCCGGAGTTCGTCGTCGAGGCCTTAGACGAGGCCACGAGCGACCGGGCGATCGTTACCACCGGCGTCGGCCAACACCAGATGTGGGCCTGTCAGTACTGGACGTACACCGAGCCCCGGACCTGGGTCTCGAGTCACGGCCTCGGCGCGATGGGGTACGGACTGCCCTCGGCGATCGGCGCGCGGCTCGCGGCCGACGACGACCAAGAAGTCGTCTGCATCGACGGCGACGGCTCGTTCCTGATGACGCTGCAGGGCCTGTCGGTCGCCGTCCGCGAGGAGCTCGACATCACGGTCGCCGTGCTCAACAACGAGTACATCGGCATGGTCCGTCAGTGGCAAGACGCCTTCTTCGACGGGCGTCACTCCGCGTCGGACTACGGCTGGATGCCCGAGTTCGACAAACTCGCCGAGGCGTTTGGCGCGTGTGGCTTCCGAATCGACGACTACGACGACGTCGCCGAGACGATCGACGACGCCATCGCGTACGACGGCCCCTCGGTGATCGACGTCCACATCGATCCCGACGCCAACGTCTATCCGATGGTTCCAAGCGGCGGCGACAACGGCCAGTTCGCACTCACGGAGGACCAGCTATGA
- the ilvN gene encoding acetolactate synthase small subunit, translating to MKKGLEGPPPADRPTPAGRRNKQGIRIDPEVEATHEPRRTVISALVTHEPGVLSDVSGLFSRRQFNIESLTVGPTEDEDHARITIVVEEPDPGIDQIEKQLRKLVPVISVRELEPDAMRRELALIKVDASRPDQVAAVAEMYGGKTVDSSPETATIEVTGARQKIEAAIDTFSQFGVREISRTGTTALARGTDRTAASSTAQPADEANYEDQYTHTANDD from the coding sequence ATGAAGAAAGGACTCGAAGGCCCGCCGCCGGCGGACCGACCGACGCCAGCCGGGCGACGCAACAAGCAAGGCATTCGTATCGATCCCGAGGTCGAAGCGACTCACGAGCCTCGCCGCACCGTCATCTCCGCGCTGGTCACGCACGAACCGGGCGTGCTCTCCGACGTCTCGGGGCTGTTCTCGAGACGGCAGTTCAACATCGAGAGCCTGACCGTCGGCCCCACGGAAGACGAGGATCACGCGCGGATCACGATCGTCGTCGAGGAGCCCGATCCTGGCATCGACCAGATCGAGAAACAGCTCCGCAAACTCGTGCCGGTGATCTCCGTGCGCGAACTCGAGCCCGACGCGATGCGCCGGGAGCTGGCGTTGATCAAGGTCGACGCCAGCCGGCCGGATCAGGTCGCTGCCGTCGCGGAGATGTACGGCGGAAAGACCGTCGACTCGAGTCCGGAGACCGCGACGATCGAAGTGACCGGCGCGCGCCAGAAGATCGAGGCCGCGATCGATACCTTCAGCCAGTTCGGCGTTCGGGAGATCTCCCGAACGGGGACGACGGCACTGGCCCGCGGTACCGATCGGACCGCAGCCAGTTCGACGGCACAGCCCGCCGACGAGGCGAACTACGAAGACCAATACACACACACTGCTAACGATGACTGA
- the ilvC gene encoding ketol-acid reductoisomerase produces the protein MTDEFTTEIYYDDDADVSTLDNETVAVLGYGSQGHAHALSLDDSGVDVVVGLHEGSSSRDTAEADGLTVTTPADAAAQASYVSVLIPDTVQPDVYENAIEPNLEAGDTLQFAHGLNIHYNQIEPPEDVDVTMIAPKSPGHLVRRNYVNGEGTPGLFAVYQDTTGDAADRALAYAKGIGCTRAGVIETTFQEEVESDIFGEQAVLCGGVTSLVKHGFETLVDAGYSPEIAYFECLNELKLIVDLMYEGGHAEMWDSVSDTAEYGGLSRGDRIVDETVRENMEEVLEEVQNGEFTREWILENQAGRPSYNQLREAEKNHEIEQVGERLRDLFAWAETAESEDESATVQADD, from the coding sequence ATGACTGACGAATTCACCACCGAGATTTATTACGACGACGACGCAGACGTATCGACGCTTGACAACGAGACCGTGGCCGTGCTCGGCTACGGGAGCCAGGGACACGCCCACGCGCTGAGCCTCGACGACAGCGGCGTCGACGTGGTCGTCGGCCTCCACGAGGGATCGTCCTCGCGCGATACCGCCGAAGCCGACGGTCTCACGGTTACGACGCCCGCCGACGCGGCCGCACAGGCCTCCTACGTCTCCGTGCTCATTCCCGATACGGTCCAGCCGGACGTCTACGAGAACGCCATCGAGCCGAACCTCGAGGCAGGCGACACGCTCCAGTTCGCTCACGGGCTGAACATCCACTACAACCAGATCGAGCCGCCCGAAGACGTCGACGTGACGATGATCGCTCCCAAGAGCCCGGGCCACCTCGTCCGCCGTAACTACGTCAACGGCGAGGGGACGCCCGGTCTGTTCGCGGTCTACCAGGATACGACCGGCGACGCGGCCGACCGCGCGCTGGCGTACGCGAAGGGAATCGGCTGTACCCGTGCCGGCGTCATCGAGACGACGTTCCAGGAGGAGGTCGAATCCGACATCTTCGGCGAGCAGGCCGTCCTCTGTGGCGGCGTCACCTCGCTGGTCAAACACGGCTTCGAGACGCTCGTCGACGCCGGCTACTCGCCGGAGATCGCCTACTTCGAGTGTCTCAACGAACTCAAGCTGATCGTCGACCTGATGTACGAGGGTGGCCACGCCGAGATGTGGGACTCCGTCTCCGACACCGCCGAATACGGCGGCCTGAGCCGTGGCGACCGCATCGTCGACGAGACCGTCCGCGAGAACATGGAAGAGGTCCTCGAGGAGGTCCAGAACGGCGAGTTCACGCGCGAGTGGATCCTCGAGAACCAGGCCGGTCGTCCGAGCTACAACCAGCTTCGGGAGGCCGAGAAGAACCACGAGATCGAGCAGGTCGGCGAACGACTGCGCGATCTGTTCGCCTGGGCCGAGACAGCGGAGAGCGAAGACGAGTCCGCCACGGTGCAGGCGGACGACTAA
- the leuC gene encoding 3-isopropylmalate dehydratase large subunit: MSEDTLYDKVWDRHKVTRLPTGQDQLFVGLHLIHEVTSPQAFGMLRERDLEVAYPELTHATVDHIVPTADQSRPYEEDAAEEMMAELEENVREAGIEFSDPTTGDQGIVHVIGPEQGITQPGKTIVCGDSHTSTHGAFGALAFGIGTSQIRDVLATGTVAMEKQKVRKIQVDGELGDGVEAKDVILEIIRRLGTEGGVGYVYEYAGEAIESLGMEGRMSICNMSIEGGARAGYVNPDETTYEWLKETDYFQDNPEKFDELEPYWESIRSDDDAEYDDVVHIDANELEPVVTWGTTPGQGVGISDPIPEPESLPAEKQDTARRAQEHMRVEPGETMEGYNIDVAFLGSCTNARLPDLRRAARIVEGREVADDVRAMVVPGSQRVQRAAEEEGLKDTFEEAGFEWRNAGCSMCLGMNEDQLEGDEACASSSNRNFVGRQGSKDGRTVLMNPRMVAAAAITGEVSDVRDLKEVNLA; this comes from the coding sequence ATGAGCGAGGATACACTGTATGACAAGGTGTGGGATCGACACAAAGTAACCCGCCTGCCGACCGGACAGGACCAGCTGTTCGTCGGGCTCCACCTCATCCACGAGGTGACCAGCCCGCAGGCCTTCGGCATGCTCCGCGAGCGCGACCTCGAGGTCGCCTATCCGGAACTGACCCACGCGACGGTCGACCACATCGTCCCAACGGCTGACCAGTCCCGGCCCTACGAGGAGGACGCGGCCGAGGAGATGATGGCCGAACTCGAGGAAAACGTCCGCGAGGCCGGCATCGAGTTCTCGGATCCGACGACGGGCGATCAGGGGATCGTCCACGTCATCGGACCGGAGCAGGGGATCACCCAACCCGGCAAGACCATCGTCTGTGGCGACAGCCACACCTCGACGCACGGTGCCTTCGGCGCGCTCGCCTTCGGCATCGGGACCTCCCAGATCCGCGACGTGCTCGCGACGGGCACCGTCGCCATGGAGAAACAGAAGGTCCGCAAGATCCAGGTCGACGGCGAACTCGGCGACGGCGTCGAGGCCAAGGACGTGATCCTCGAGATCATCCGTCGCCTGGGCACCGAGGGCGGCGTCGGCTACGTCTACGAGTACGCCGGCGAAGCCATCGAGTCGCTGGGGATGGAAGGACGGATGTCGATCTGTAACATGTCCATCGAGGGCGGCGCTCGCGCGGGCTACGTCAACCCCGACGAGACCACCTACGAGTGGCTGAAAGAGACGGACTACTTCCAGGACAATCCCGAGAAGTTCGACGAACTCGAGCCCTACTGGGAGTCCATCCGCTCCGACGACGACGCCGAGTACGACGACGTCGTTCACATCGACGCGAACGAACTCGAGCCGGTCGTCACCTGGGGGACCACGCCCGGGCAGGGAGTCGGCATCTCCGATCCGATTCCGGAGCCGGAGTCGCTCCCCGCGGAGAAGCAAGACACCGCCCGGCGTGCGCAGGAACACATGCGCGTCGAACCCGGCGAGACGATGGAGGGCTACAATATCGACGTCGCCTTCCTTGGCTCCTGTACGAACGCCCGCCTGCCTGACCTGCGACGCGCCGCCCGGATCGTCGAGGGACGGGAGGTCGCCGACGACGTCCGCGCGATGGTCGTCCCCGGCAGCCAGCGCGTCCAGCGCGCTGCCGAGGAGGAAGGGCTCAAGGACACCTTCGAGGAGGCCGGCTTCGAGTGGCGCAACGCCGGCTGTTCGATGTGTCTGGGGATGAACGAGGACCAACTCGAGGGCGACGAGGCTTGTGCCTCCTCCTCGAACCGGAACTTCGTCGGCCGCCAGGGATCGAAGGACGGGCGAACCGTCCTGATGAACCCGCGGATGGTCGCCGCGGCGGCGATTACCGGCGAAGTCTCCGACGTGCGCGATCTGAAGGAGGTGAACCTCGCATGA
- the leuD gene encoding 3-isopropylmalate dehydratase small subunit encodes MTDEVEIPEVNYVSGSGVPIRGNDIDTDQIIPARFMKVVTFDGLGEFAFFDLRFDDDDDQKEHPFNEDRFQDSSVMVVNSNFGCGSSREHAPQALMRWGIDAIIGESFAEIFAGNCLALGIPTVTADSETIEDLQEWVDANPDGDLEIDVEAETVTYGDRTIDVTVDDAQRKALVDGVWDTTALMKSNAGAVRETARELPYVDDAAIPDAE; translated from the coding sequence ATGACGGATGAAGTCGAGATTCCGGAGGTCAACTACGTTTCCGGTTCGGGCGTCCCGATCCGGGGCAACGACATCGACACCGACCAGATCATCCCCGCGCGGTTCATGAAGGTCGTCACCTTCGACGGACTGGGCGAGTTCGCGTTCTTCGACCTGCGGTTCGACGACGACGACGACCAGAAAGAGCACCCGTTCAACGAGGACCGGTTTCAGGACTCCTCGGTGATGGTCGTCAACTCGAACTTCGGGTGTGGCTCCTCGCGCGAGCACGCGCCCCAGGCGCTGATGCGCTGGGGGATCGACGCGATCATCGGCGAGAGCTTCGCCGAAATCTTCGCGGGCAACTGTCTGGCCCTCGGGATTCCGACCGTGACCGCCGACAGCGAGACGATCGAGGACCTCCAGGAGTGGGTCGACGCGAACCCCGACGGCGACCTCGAGATCGACGTCGAGGCCGAAACAGTGACCTACGGCGATCGGACCATCGACGTCACCGTCGACGACGCCCAGCGCAAGGCCCTCGTCGACGGCGTCTGGGACACGACGGCGCTGATGAAGTCCAACGCCGGCGCAGTCCGAGAGACGGCTCGAGAGTTGCCCTACGTCGACGACGCGGCGATTCCCGACGCCGAGTAA
- a CDS encoding DMT family transporter, with amino-acid sequence MSRSLDVSLFLVLAVLWGFSFPAISVGLESLPPLLFAAVRYDIAAVILLTYAALRVDDWVPTRRNDLVAVVGGGVFLIGGNGLLFIGQQTVPSGIAAIIQGLVPIVTALWAIVLLGERLSPLGAVGAAIGFFGVGLVVQPDPSNLLGGDAAGRLLVVGQVCSVALGGVLIQRAGPTIERASLVGWSMFVGGIVLHTVSFGAGEFPSPDVLVPTAVGAVIYLGVFATAIAFLIYFRVLEEHGAFEAALIGYLVPIVATIAGVVLLDETVGAMTIAGFGLVVVGFALLKRRSIADAVGTATGVGSP; translated from the coding sequence ATGTCTCGTTCCCTCGACGTGTCGCTTTTCTTGGTGCTCGCCGTGTTGTGGGGCTTTTCGTTTCCGGCCATCTCCGTCGGCCTCGAGTCCCTTCCGCCGTTGCTGTTCGCAGCCGTTCGGTACGACATCGCGGCGGTGATACTGTTGACCTACGCCGCGCTCCGGGTCGACGACTGGGTGCCCACCCGACGAAACGACCTGGTCGCGGTCGTGGGCGGTGGCGTGTTCCTGATCGGCGGCAACGGACTCCTGTTCATCGGCCAGCAGACCGTCCCGAGCGGGATCGCAGCGATCATTCAGGGGCTGGTCCCGATCGTCACTGCGCTGTGGGCGATCGTCCTGCTGGGCGAACGACTCTCCCCGCTCGGTGCCGTCGGCGCGGCGATCGGCTTCTTCGGCGTCGGCCTCGTCGTCCAGCCGGATCCGAGTAATCTCCTCGGGGGGGACGCCGCCGGCCGACTGCTCGTCGTCGGCCAGGTCTGTAGCGTCGCACTCGGCGGCGTCCTGATTCAGCGCGCCGGCCCGACCATCGAGCGGGCGTCGCTCGTCGGCTGGTCGATGTTCGTCGGCGGGATCGTCCTGCACACGGTCAGCTTCGGGGCTGGTGAGTTCCCGTCACCGGACGTCCTCGTCCCGACCGCGGTCGGCGCAGTGATCTATCTCGGGGTCTTCGCGACCGCGATCGCCTTTCTGATCTACTTCAGGGTCCTCGAGGAACACGGCGCGTTCGAGGCGGCGCTGATCGGCTATCTGGTCCCGATCGTCGCGACGATCGCTGGCGTCGTCTTGCTCGACGAGACGGTCGGGGCGATGACGATCGCTGGCTTCGGGCTGGTCGTCGTCGGGTTCGCACTGCTCAAACGGCGCTCGATCGCCGACGCGGTGGGGACCGCGACCGGCGTCGGCAGTCCGTAA
- a CDS encoding isocitrate/isopropylmalate dehydrogenase family protein: MTHEIAVIPGDGIGQEVTPAAVEVLESFPIDFEFVEAEAGDAVLAETGEALPQETYDLAASADATLFGAVGETAADVILPLRTAVDSFVNIRPAKAYPGVDAVRPETDLVFLRENTEGVYSGLEDRLTQDVSTLTRVVTESASKRLAEFACDYVAGDEHDGFSIVHKANVMRETDGLFRDTVRDVAEEQGVETNEVLMDAFATRVCLDPEQFDVVVCPNLAGDVLSDLAAGLVGGLGLLPSANIGPERAVFEPVHGTAPDIAGEGIANPAAMILSTAMLLEYLGYEAESEAVNDAVEATLEEGPRTADLGGDASTDDVTEAIIDRLS, translated from the coding sequence ATGACTCACGAAATCGCCGTTATTCCGGGCGACGGAATCGGACAGGAAGTAACACCCGCCGCCGTCGAGGTCCTCGAGTCGTTCCCGATCGACTTCGAGTTCGTCGAGGCCGAGGCCGGCGACGCGGTCCTCGCGGAGACGGGCGAGGCGCTGCCCCAGGAGACCTACGATCTGGCGGCGTCGGCCGACGCGACCCTGTTCGGCGCGGTCGGTGAGACTGCCGCCGACGTCATCCTGCCGCTTCGAACGGCGGTCGATTCGTTCGTCAATATCCGCCCCGCGAAGGCGTATCCGGGAGTCGACGCCGTGCGACCCGAGACGGACCTGGTCTTCCTCCGGGAGAACACCGAAGGCGTCTACTCGGGGCTCGAGGATCGACTGACACAGGACGTCTCGACGCTGACGCGCGTCGTCACGGAGTCGGCCTCGAAGCGACTCGCTGAATTCGCCTGCGACTACGTCGCCGGCGACGAACACGACGGTTTCTCGATCGTCCACAAGGCCAACGTCATGCGGGAGACGGACGGTCTCTTCCGTGATACGGTTCGCGACGTCGCCGAGGAGCAGGGCGTCGAGACGAACGAAGTGTTGATGGACGCCTTCGCGACGCGGGTCTGTCTCGACCCCGAACAGTTCGACGTCGTCGTCTGTCCCAACCTCGCGGGCGACGTGCTCTCGGATCTCGCGGCCGGACTCGTGGGCGGGCTGGGCCTGCTCCCCTCGGCGAACATCGGTCCCGAGCGCGCCGTGTTCGAACCCGTCCACGGCACCGCGCCCGACATCGCGGGTGAGGGGATCGCGAACCCCGCCGCGATGATCCTCTCGACCGCCATGTTGCTCGAGTATCTGGGCTACGAGGCGGAAAGCGAGGCCGTCAACGACGCCGTCGAGGCCACGCTCGAGGAGGGGCCACGCACGGCGGATCTGGGCGGCGACGCCTCGACGGACGACGTGACCGAAGCGATCATCGACCGACTCTCATAG